Proteins encoded within one genomic window of Nitrospinota bacterium:
- a CDS encoding mechanosensitive ion channel family protein, which produces MTYDYAIAALIVLMGGAAVLSVSYLLKRREVDAALRGLHAAAMIHALRENVAPLLFFAVVYAAVKSLSIPRIERPVDIAAAAFLAFYGARFVTQAASAVISGRWEGEAQSAAPGALVTAVKIVVWGLALIFLLNNLGFNVSALVAGLGVGGVALALASQAVLGDLFSYFVILFDKPFEVGDSITFGETSGVVEKVGVKTTRVRSVSGEEVVISNTALIGSRLSNFKRMERRRAFFRIGVTYQTGREKVARIPELIERIVKSEPKTTFERAHLAELGESAIVFETGFYVETPDYGEYMNVRQRVNLKIMEEFEKLGIQFAYPTRTVHVDRAGAE; this is translated from the coding sequence ATGACCTACGATTACGCCATCGCGGCGCTGATTGTATTGATGGGGGGAGCGGCGGTTCTTTCTGTCTCTTATCTGCTCAAAAGGCGCGAGGTGGACGCGGCTTTGCGTGGCCTTCATGCCGCCGCCATGATCCATGCCCTCCGGGAAAACGTGGCGCCGCTCCTGTTCTTCGCAGTGGTGTACGCCGCGGTGAAAAGCCTTTCGATCCCTCGTATCGAACGCCCGGTGGACATCGCCGCCGCCGCGTTTCTCGCTTTTTACGGCGCAAGGTTCGTCACGCAGGCGGCCTCGGCCGTGATCAGCGGGCGATGGGAGGGGGAGGCCCAGAGCGCCGCCCCGGGGGCCCTTGTCACGGCTGTGAAGATCGTGGTGTGGGGCTTGGCGCTTATCTTCCTTTTGAACAATCTCGGGTTCAACGTGTCCGCGCTTGTGGCCGGGCTGGGCGTCGGCGGCGTGGCGCTGGCGCTGGCTTCACAGGCGGTGCTTGGCGACCTGTTCAGCTACTTCGTCATATTGTTCGACAAGCCGTTCGAGGTGGGGGACTCCATAACGTTCGGGGAGACCTCCGGGGTGGTGGAGAAAGTGGGGGTGAAGACCACGCGGGTGCGCAGCGTCTCCGGCGAGGAGGTGGTAATCTCCAACACCGCGCTCATAGGGTCGCGCCTGTCCAACTTCAAGCGGATGGAACGCCGGCGCGCATTTTTCCGCATCGGGGTGACATACCAGACCGGGCGGGAGAAAGTGGCGCGGATCCCGGAGCTGATCGAGAGGATAGTCAAATCGGAGCCGAAGACGACTTTCGAGCGGGCGCATCTGGCGGAGCTGGGCGAATCGGCGATAGTGTTCGAGACCGGTTTTTACGTGGAAACGCCGGACTATGGCGAATACATGAATGTCCGCCAGCGGGTGAACCTGAAGATCATGGAGGAGTTTGAAAAACTCGGGATACAGTTTGCATACCCCACGCGGACGGTGCATGTGGACAGGGCGGGGGCGGAATAA